The DNA region CTCTTAGGCAGATAGGATTGAAGATGGACAGGAGTTTAGTGCTTGGTGAGCAGACTTTTGCAATATTTTCCTGTCTTCTCTTTCTTGGTCAAACTATGAAAACTGTAGCTGAGTTGCAATTGAAAAATTGAGACTCTTGATAAATTGTCCGTTATCTACCAGGATTCTGAAATTTCTGCTATGATTATACATCTTAAATAGTTCTCTTAAAAAAGAGTGAAACTATTATTGTCATATTCCCTAGTTGGACTTGCATAAACAAActactttcctcaatattattCATGGGCTCGACGATAATGCCTCAACTAGTTGGGCCAACTATATGAATCCTCCATATCGATTCTGTTTTATTTAGGTCCATTTCATTCAAATACTCGTCAACAACACCTTTATCTGATAACCTACTAATTGCTCAAAATTTTAGGATCTCTAAATATTGAGGAAGTTTGCAGTTCCGTTCCCATGATAAAACTGTTACGTGATCACTGGGTCACCTGAAATCTACTTTCTCAATTTGACTTCAGGGAGACGCGGTGTTTTTGACGGTGTATTAGCTGGTCTCCATCAGCATTGGAAGCACAGAGAAGTTGTTAAGGTGATGACATTGCAGAAAATCTTTTCTCAGGTCATTCATACTGCAAAGCTCCTGGAGGCAGAAAGTGGTGGAATACTGGTTTCTGTAGACAAACTTAAAGAAGGTCATACTATAATAATTTATCGGGGAAAGAACTACAGACGCCCGGAATTGGTTCCTCAAAATCTTCTAAACAAAAGCCAAGCTTTATGTCGGTCCCTTGAAATGCAGAGACTTGGAGTGAGTCTTCTGCGTCTTATGGCTAGTTTTTTTAGTCCTTAGTTTTGTGACTGTTATAAATCCTGGATCTAAGATTTATTTTGTTCTTTGTCAGTCATTGAAGTTTTATGCAAATCAAACGGAGCAGGAAATCGCTGATCTTAAGCGCAAGCTGTAATTTCTATCTCTCTGTTAAAGTTCCTCTTTGTCTACAAACTAACAGATTGCCTTtgcctttcatttttcaaatttgtctTGACTATTAGCTTTGGCTTTCAAATAGTATTCCAAGTGAATCTTATCCAGTTTTATTAGCTGAAATTTGATGGATAATTGTCTTTTTCAGGTAGAATATACAGTAAAAATTGGTCAAATGGGGGAGATCTAAAAGCCTGTGGCACAGTCATAACTACTATTGCTCTTGATCTCTGTCTTGACATGGTCTATATACATCAGCGGGAAGAGAGTTCACCCATTGGCTAGCTGAGTATTATGGGGAAATAAGGACTATTGCTTTGAAAGCCCTTGATTAATGACCTTAGAACTTGTTAATTTTGAGGTGGATAATCTGTGCATCTTGGGATTTCACTGTTGAGAAAAGTATACAACTTGGAGAAGCATTCAACTTTGTGATTCTTCTTGATGAGACATAATAGAGTTTCCGGTATCTTTTTCTCTTACCTATAAAGATATGCTGTCAAATATCCTGATATTTTAGCTGTCGTTTTACTTCAATTCTAGACGGATGGTTTGCCGcactaaaaaaattattgactTGTTGATATTTCAGATCAATACCAAACTTTCATGAAAGGAAATGATTTAATACATTCATCTTTGTTTCTTCCACTCATAAGAAAGATATTTACGGATTTGCCCGGGGCTGTCAATGACCTAATACATCCTGGCTAGACCTTGCAATGTAGTTGCCTCGTATTGTtttattcctctttcttttttctggtTAAAGTAAGAGATGTGGTTGCTTCATACTGTTTCAGCCTAATTTTAGATTTGGAAAATCCTGTCTGAAATATGGAGGTTTGAATTTCTAAATTATGAGAATGCAAAAACGACATCTATACTTGAAGAGGTGTTGGTCTACTAAAAAGTATGCCTTTGATGAGGTTAAGATATTATGATTTTTGAGTTTTGGCAGTTAAGCTTCCCACTTTTTGTACTGAGAGTCTGAGATCGATAAATATCAGTGGCTTTAGAATCCCAAAAATGAGCAGAAGACCCAAGGTTTTTAAGCAGATACGACATATCCTGTCACCATGTGTTAAATAATGCAAGTAGATGATAAGATCAAAGGTGAGAGTTGATAAATCGTTCCACTCCTTGGGACTTAGCACTAGTGCACCATGCACTGGTGCACTGGGTTCTGGTACGCACGAATGCTTAGGAAGTTTTGATGCTCGCAAAGTGAGACTTCTGTAAAATACTACTGTAGAACCATTTTGGCCTGCAAAGTTACAGGGTGTTGAAAGAATCTCCAGAGATTCGAGAATTCGCTACTGTCTAGTTCATTTATCCCTTGGTAGCATTTTTGCTGGATTAGGTATGTCACACAATAAATGTGTTCGTCATATTCCTTGCTGTCTTTTCCTTTACTCTCATTCGATCTGCAAATTTGTTTTCAACTAGCTCAAGGTGCTTCAATTTGGGGTCTAATTGTTCTGAGCGGTTTTCCTATTTGTAGTACTGGGACAGTAAAATTCTCAATCATGGTGTAGTTCACTTATCTGTATCTTGTGTGGCAGGATGATGGTGGACTCGCAGATGAGCAATGGATTGATAAAGTAACACTGCTAACATTACAGCATGGACAAATCTCTAAGACTGCTACTTGTTGCATGATCTGGTAAGGTTTAAGATTATTTTGATTTAGTTCCAGAACTCAGACCTCAAGTCCCATGACCTGTATTACAGGAAAATACCTGTTGAAGCATTAGGTAGGTCCACATCTACACTTGAAATCAATAAAACAGACATTTGGAGGAGGGGGAGGTGAACATACTACAGGGATTTGTTCCATACAGCACGGAGTCGGTAACAGTAATTGCACTGCTGATTTCGAAGGGCACTGTTCCTCTTCTCTTGCAGCAACTTCGTGAAATTGTGCCAATTCCAGGTTTGAACTACTGCAGacatgttttatattttctacTGAATGGCGACATAGGTGTTAGTGCAACTGGCAAAAACAAGTGTGATCGGGTTGTGGCTGCTCATTTACAGCTGGAGATACAACATATAATTTGGATGCCAGCCTTGGGCATCATTTACTCTGGCACATGCATTGTATGACACAAACTAGAATAACTAAATAAGTTAGCATGTTTGGTGAGGCGACCATAAACGTGAAATTTATGTCCTCTCTCTGTTTGGTGCCAGTTGGCAATAATTTTATCAACACATTGAAGCAGTTTTGTGATTTAGGGAACCAGATATCCCACCTCTGTTCTCAATTATCTTTGACAACTTGCATCAAGCGAGCCTAATGGCTCCAAAACTTTATTAGTGGTGATCAACCTCGAGATAATATTCCCACTAAATTGATCAACACTTGAGTTTGAATAAGAGTAAAATATAACAAACTTGCATCAATTTTTTTACGGAACAAATATTCAGCTCAAGAAATGAACCTTCTTTCCTAGGTCGTTGTGGATGTTGATGTAAACGACTCTAGGATGGATTTTGGTGGAGAAAACAAGCCAGGTTTTGGTGGAACTTGTAGGGAGTGAAGACTTCCCTCCAGCATTTCGACTGCCCTCCCAATTGCTGGTCGATCTGACGGTTTGGTCTGAATGCACCACAAGCCAACTAAAACCATCTTCCTTGCTATTTCTTCATCTTCGTCGTTCATGATACCTTGTAGAGTTAGGTCCTTCCCCAGCTCGAGATGTTCATAGATCCAATGTGGAAAGTATACTTCACTAGTTTGGCTCACTTCAACATTATCTCTCACTCCAACCATCTCAAGAACCAGCATGCCGTAGCTATAGACATCTGATTTGTGAGAGACGTGTCCAAACGCTCTAGAGAACACTTCTGGAGCAATGTATCCAGCAGTTCCCCTGGCACCCAACATTGATAGAATACTCTCCTTTCTCTCGCACAATCTAGAGAGGCCAAAGTCAGATATTTTGGGGCAGAAATCCTGGTCCAAGAGAATGTTATGAGGTTTTATGTCAAAGTGCACTATTCTTGTGTTACAACCTTGGTGCAAATATTCCAAACCTCGAGCAATCCCAATGGAGATTCTGTACAATGTTGTCCATCCCAAGGGACAAGTTGTGCCAGATGGTCCATTGTTGAGAAATTTATCCAATGAACTATTGGACACATATTCATAGATTAATGCTTTCTTATTCGGTTGGTAACAAAATCCCAAAAGCCCTACTATGTTAACATGGGAAGTTCTACTTATGCTGGCTacttcatttacatattcttcTCCGTCACCATTAGTTTCTATCAGGACCTTTACAGCTACTACGCGACCATCGGGCAGCATTCCCTTGTATACTTGACCAAATCCACCCTGTCCTATTTTATGGCTAAATGACTTTGTTATTTTCTTTAGATCCgaatatttgtatatttttggAGCAAGAGATCCATAGGTTCTCATAAGTTCTTCAACTTTGTGATCTTCTGATTCGATCTTCCAGGAAATCAGTGGCTTATGGAATGACCATCGACTTCTGAGGCAAAAGATCATTGAAACTGATACTAGGACCACCCCTGCGATACCAACTGAGCCAACTGCATATAAATAACGGTAATAGATCAAGGTGTGTCAAGTGCAAATGCGAAAAGCAGATTGAGGAAATGACACAGGGCAACTTTACCTATTGCAAGTTTCTTGGAAATGCGAAACCTTTTTCTTGTATCTGCATGAGGCACCAAAATTTAAGAACTTATGATTTATTTCATGGCTGAAACATCAATTCTTTCCAGAGAAGGATTTCCAATGAGCACAACTACAAAAGACTATCATGAATGAACAACTCGAAAGAACGGAAAAAGATGTGTGTGTGGGGGTGCGGGGGAAGCTGGATCAGAGAGAGAACGGAGAAGAAAAGGGTGTAAGACAACTACAAGGCAATTGATGAGGGACTGGTCATTCACAATCCTGAAGAGTTACCATGAACTTTTGCTTTCTCGTGTCTCATCAGTTCAAGGACTTTGACACCACGACCATTAATGAACTTGCTTTATCTTTGCACATCCGTGAAGAAAGAACAAATCATTTCTCATTTctcaagaaagaaagatgaaaaatgtgGCTTTCATCAAAGAGACactggacatttttttttttaagatcaaGTTGGGGATACTTTCACAAGCCTTGAAGATGGAATTCTTCCACAATGTCTTTTAAAGTGATGAATTTAGTTCAAACGGGGATGTATAATAAACTAGGTTCATCTTAAGTATATGAATTTTCTTAGTTCATGTATCAGAAAATTGTTATGAGGATGCATGTATGGTTTTATTCGTGAACTAGGGAAAAGAGTGAATTAGTAATTATTACCATACATGACAGGAGAATGATGTGTAAATTCCTACGAATAGATATTTTATTCAAGTTGACAAATAACAAGTTGTCTTTAAGTGATGTAAAAGTTTAAATTACCGCCAGCTTGGTTTTGTCCGTGACTCGGTTGGATAGTACCATCACATGACAAAAATGTGGAATTGGTTGGATCCACATCTTTCTGtgaatttcaagtaaaagaaaaagcaTTTTTTCTGGACCACTGATGAACGTTTGATTTACTGGTTTCACAACTGTAGAAACAAATTATGTGTATATAACAAATACGTTGCTTTGTTGAGCGCATTTGGAAAAATTACTATTTGCGAACCAGAGCGGAGGGTGCAGCCATAATACAGATGATATTTTTGGTCACCGGAGACATGTGAAAAGAGTGCATCTGAGGGTTGAAGCACTCGATCTCTGAGAGTAAGTATTCTATTAGTGATGATTAACACTTCAAGCATTAGAATGGGGGCGCACACAAACTTGGATTTCTTCTCTCCCTTTTTTTATCGCCGCAAACAAATGACAGAATTGCTCGTCATCTTGACAGAGATATATGGGCATATGGAGAAGGCAtagaatgatgatgataaaCTGAATAACAGTTGAGTGGAGATTTGAATGCATCTTTTTGGAGGAAGTTCTgctcaatctttttttttttggccttaaCACTACTATTCTACCTCGTGAACAAAAGACAGCCTATGCTCTGCTTTCCTACTTGACAGGGAGAATATATTGTAGACTTCTCATATCAAGTTCTAACAACTGAAGTCAATGCAAGCAACATTGACTCTATTGAAAATATGACTTGGTCtacttttttgaatttgaagtaAAACCATTTTTCTATGATGAGAACATTACTTTTCACAACTTAAAACAAATTATCGCTTAATAAAAGTAGATTAGGTAGAACGTGAGTGCATTGATTGTGTACTATAACAAATTATACGTTCCTCTCTTTTTTATAATGAAAAAAGAGCCAAAACCGATTTAAAAAAGTTGTCATTTTTCTCCAGCTGATAGAATTCAGAGCGTGTATGCTTAACCTATATAGAACACTGTTATCACTGGAGTACGGACTACTTCTGTTTGGTTAAAAGCGTAAAATTTGAACAACCAAAACAATAAAAGAGATTGTTAAAGAAATATCTTCTTGAAAGTTAAATTATACCTTCCAAACATTTCTCTCCAGTAGCAAATGACTCATTCAAAAATCTAGATGGAACCGCAAAGAAGTGAAAAAAGATTGATTTATCTTAACTTGTAGCAAATTTTCCAACGTGAAGTGATCCATCACCGGCTCCACCACTCTCCTAGTATGATTGTGATGTGATTCATTACACTATTGGCAGTAATGAGGATATCGTTGGAGCAAAATCAACTAGTTTCATAAACTTCATGCCGTTTCAACTTTTACGATAAACTTATAATTTCCCCTCCCCAGAGAAGGGGAATTTATTCCATGTCATAGTTGAAATGATCTCACCACACCTTCTGAATTGCTCGCAAATCTTGACAGAGATATATGGGCATATGGAGAAGGCATAGAATGATGATAAACTGAATAACAGTTGAGTGGAGATTTGAATGCATCTTTTTAGAGGAAGTTCTGctcaatctcttttttttttttttttggccttaaCACTACTATTCTAcctcaaaaaatcaaaaagaacaTGCTAAGAGATCTACTTGACAGGAGAATATATTTAACTTCTCCATTATCAAGTTCTAACAACTTTAGTCAAAGCAAGCACCATTGACTCTAGGCATCCAGAAAATATGACTTGGTTTACTTTTCTGAATTTGAAGTAAAACCATTTTTTCTATGATGAGAACATTACTTTTCACAACTTAAAACAAATTATCGCTTACTTTTGTTACGAATTACTTTGACGTGCATTAGGTAGAATGTGAGTGCATTGATTGGTGCACTCGATGCTGAAGTTGGTTATTAGTGATGATTATAAGCAAGAATGGGGCGCAcatattttttctctctttttttataATGAAGAAATTTTTTGGGAGCAAGCCAAAACACGATTTAAAACTCAGTTGATAATGTGATCACCTCTTTACTTTTCTCCATTTAAATATTAGATTTTTGGCTACGATAGGATTCGACCACGTGTATTGCCCTTAACCTATATAGAACACTGTTATCACTGGAGTACTGACTACTTCTGTTTGGTTTAAAACTGTAAAATTtgaacaaccaaaaccataaaGGGAGATAAACTAAAGAAATATCTTCTTGAAAGTTAAATTACACGATACCAAAGAGGTTCCAAGTTGTCATTTTCTCTCCAGCTGATTAGTCAATATGACTCATTCAAAAATCTAGATGGACAccgaaaagaatggaaaaagaTTAGATTGATTTATCTTTAACTTGTAGCAAATTTTCCAACGCGAAGTGAATTGATTTATCTTTAACTTGTAGCAAATTTTCCAACGCGAAGTGATCCATCACCGGCTCCACCTCTCTCCTAGTACGATTGTGATGTGATTCATTACACTATTGGCAGTAAAAAATATTCGATGAGCAAAATCAACTAGTTTCACAAACACATGCTGTTTCAACTTTTAAGCTAAACAGGATCAAATATTTCCCCtgaaagaaaattataaaataaacaGTAACTAAAAAAACTATTTATCATAGTTGGAAACTTGATCAATGACCAACTCTTAAAAGGAGGAACAGAAACACACTGCAAATGTTTCTATGGAacatattttcttattctttatAGCTCACCAGCTTTTTACTTATCAAACTATCATGTTAATGCCATGGGAGTCCTGGGAGATGACATAAAAGTGGCATTGGTGAGATACTCAGGACCATGAGCAAATTCCAACCTCAGTACAATACAGCTAAAGGTGAAATAAGACAAAGCTAATCTTGAGACAACTCCGACAACAGTAGCTAAAAAGACACATCTATTATTGAGAGAACAAATTTCCTTAGCAAACAGTTACACACAGGTGATGATGCATCCAAGAGCTTCTGCCACTACAGTTGTACATCTTGCATAATATACAAGTATGGAAGCTCATATGAGTATAAAACTACAAGCTTTTCATGTTACAAAATGTTACATTTGATTATACAGGGGGAAAAGGGATGTGCACTGCTTTATTTTTCCGTCACCACTTCATATCTTGACAGCACAGATAACTCAACTATTTAGACCTAAAAATACACTCATAGTAACTGCGGTTAGAGCTCATCCCTTGTTTGCATAAACAGGCACATGTTACATTCTTGGGCGGGCTACTGATGATTAATTAAAGTtacttttcctttgtttttaagGCATCACCACACTAAGCCCTTTCTTCTCCTAAACCTGTCAACACGATCTGTGCTCATCCGAGACTTCTCAGGTTTGTTTGACTTCTTTGTCTTTTCAAGTCGACTGTCCAAACTGTTCCTTGAAATTTCAGGAAGATCAGGTTTCAGGTCAAACGTGTCTGTGGCCCCACTTTCCGCTGGTTTACTCTGGTTGTCAGGCTCTGTTGACTCTTTCTGGGAGCCGTTAGTGGCAGGCTTCGGTTTACCAAGGCCAATAACAAATTTCTTTAGATGTTTGATATACTCGGGATAGAGTTCAAGATTGCAATGCCCACCTCCATTTATCCACAAAGGTTCATATTTTTCCTTGCAAAGCTCCCACAGCTGTTTTCCGTGGGAGCAATCAACAACTTCATCCGTTGTTCCCTATACATGGAAATGTTCAAATCTCTTTAGTAAAATGTTCAAAGGGAGAACCTTTGGGAGGTACAAACGTGGAAAGGGTCTACAGTGATTGTACTAATCAGTAAAAGAATAGTTGGCCCCGCCACCTTCCCCAGACGAAGGATTAAACATTTGAAAAGAAGGAAAACTTACATGAATGACCAGAACAGGACAATTCACTGCACTAATCTTGTCAATGTTCTGAAATAAATTGGAGTAATGAAATCAGATTTCATACGTGGagatggaaaagaattactgaTAACCGACTATTAAGAGCATTTTACCTTGTAAATGTCAAACCAATATGTCCGCTTGACAGGGTACAAAACTCTTACACCAGACAATATTGGACTATGTAAAACAACACCTCGTAAATTGGGTACACGTGATGCAAGATCAACGGTTGGGCCACTGCCGACAGATTGACCATAGAGTATTAGCTGTTCATCATTGACCCCATATTGCTCCTTTAGGCATTTATATACTGCATCAATGTCCGCGTACGTATTACATTCAGATGGCTGCTTCAGAGAAAGGATAAGTTCATCACATTTTAAAACAGTGAACAGGAACAACATAATAGACCCATATGAAACCCAAAAGATTTCCCAGAACAAGCAATGAACGAACAATGCAAGATTACGAAATGAAACTTTCTTATGTATCTGTGCAAGGTCTCGTACAAATTTGTTAATGACATTAAGGCAGAAAATtacataaagaaagaaaaacaagttttAAAATGGCCAAAAAAACATTATAATTAAAGTTCCACATGCCCAAATCACCTAGCATGGTTACCAGCATCTAGAAACTTAAGAAATGAGGTAATCAACAAATAATATTCAGGTTTGGAACCCATGAATAAGTTCTAAGAATGTACATCAATGGCCCTAGCTCTTGCAGCATCATCTGAAATTTGATAAGACATAAGtcttccaccttatcatatgatATAAATGGTAAGCGAAATTAATAttccctcaaaaaaaaaaaaaaaaaaaaaaaacttgattgATAACAAAAAGTTTACTGGATGGTCTACCTAAATCTGGTAAGAAACATGTGATACGTGTTGCAACACATCACACACAACATACGACAGAAGCACTATTAAGCACAGaagaaaatgcaaaaaataGAAGAATCTTTCACTCATATATGGATTTCACAAAGGGAGTTGGcctcaaaaaaaattctagtcACGGTTTGTCATGGGAGTTCACTAAATGAAAAAGTAGATGATAAATCAATGTCATTGTACAAACAAGGCAAGAAAACTCTTCCTTGAGAATTTCCAAAGTACGTTAAAGC from Lycium ferocissimum isolate CSIRO_LF1 chromosome 2, AGI_CSIRO_Lferr_CH_V1, whole genome shotgun sequence includes:
- the LOC132046661 gene encoding uncharacterized protein LOC132046661 isoform X1, producing MGGVTSSIAAKFAFFPPNPPSYTVVADEGKYSIPEVARRDGVDFFKLRTRRGNEIVAVHVKHPKASATMLYSHGNAADLGQMFELFVELSLRLRVNLIGYDYSGYGQSSGKPSECNTYADIDAVYKCLKEQYGVNDEQLILYGQSVGSGPTVDLASRVPNLRGVVLHSPILSGVRVLYPVKRTYWFDIYKNIDKISAVNCPVLVIHGTTDEVVDCSHGKQLWELCKEKYEPLWINGGGHCNLELYPEYIKHLKKFVIGLGKPKPATNGSQKESTEPDNQSKPAESGATDTFDLKPDLPEISRNSLDSRLEKTKKSNKPEKSRMSTDRVDRFRRRKGLVW
- the LOC132047848 gene encoding LEAF RUST 10 DISEASE-RESISTANCE LOCUS RECEPTOR-LIKE PROTEIN KINASE-like 2.5, whose protein sequence is MRHEKAKVHDTRKRFRISKKLAIVGSVGIAGVVLVSVSMIFCLRSRWSFHKPLISWKIESEDHKVEELMRTYGSLAPKIYKYSDLKKITKSFSHKIGQGGFGQVYKGMLPDGRVVAVKVLIETNGDGEEYVNEVASISRTSHVNIVGLLGFCYQPNKKALIYEYVSNSSLDKFLNNGPSGTTCPLGWTTLYRISIGIARGLEYLHQGCNTRIVHFDIKPHNILLDQDFCPKISDFGLSRLCERKESILSMLGARGTAGYIAPEVFSRAFGHVSHKSDVYSYGMLVLEMVGVRDNVEVSQTSEVYFPHWIYEHLELGKDLTLQGIMNDEDEEIARKMVLVGLWCIQTKPSDRPAIGRAVEMLEGSLHSLQVPPKPGLFSPPKSILESFTSTSTTT
- the LOC132046661 gene encoding uncharacterized protein LOC132046661 isoform X2, producing MGGVTSSIAAKFAFFPPNPPSYTVVADEGKYSIPEVARRDGVDFFKLRTRRGNEIVAVHVKHPKASATMLYSHVYKCLKEQYGVNDEQLILYGQSVGSGPTVDLASRVPNLRGVVLHSPILSGVRVLYPVKRTYWFDIYKNIDKISAVNCPVLVIHGTTDEVVDCSHGKQLWELCKEKYEPLWINGGGHCNLELYPEYIKHLKKFVIGLGKPKPATNGSQKESTEPDNQSKPAESGATDTFDLKPDLPEISRNSLDSRLEKTKKSNKPEKSRMSTDRVDRFRRRKGLVW